TTGAGAAGACACAAAGGGCTCAGGAAAGTTCAAAATAGCTCTTTACTCAGGTGCTCTATTTAAAACGGGTGATGTGAAAGttcaaaacagagagaagttgGGGGAAtaaatgcttcttcttctgttgtactTATGGACGACTGAACagcagacaggaaaaaaaaagctctattCAATGTCACAAGTTAATCTGTAATCACAATTTTTATCAGTCAGGTTGAATGACAACATTTACGTTTCACATATTCACCCAcaacacatgtacagtattaaAGTAACATCACACTACTTTATCTCTATCACAGTTGAGAAAGCCTTGTCTCCTGTCTAACTATAAAGTCTGAGCTTCCCTGTTTTAACTCGCATCAGcttgtttttactttaacttGTTTCTACTGAAAACAGCTGACACTGCAGGGTGTGGTGCTTTGCACACAGATGTGTATAAGTAGGTGTACCTGGTCAAAGTGCAGACCCACGATGACATACGGCCTCTCTGCCTGTTTATAGACCATCTCTAGGAAGTCAACGTGGCCAATATCTGCAAAGAACTTGCGGTCAAGGCAAAAACAACATGTACACCACATTAAAtcatcttctctttctctctgctttcatGACCCAGCTCTATTTATTTCCACATAATAAGGATACGGAAAAGGTCAAATGCTCCAGCCACATAGATGATGGTGTCTCCGGGCTGAGGCTCCTTTCCTGAGGCAAACTGAATGATCTTCTGGGACGTCTGCAGGAACTGAGACACTCCTGTCCATGGACTGTGGCCTTTAGGGCCCTTGAAGTAGACAGAATACACTGTACTGCTATATCATAGGGTGACAATAAAACTCACAATTTCTTGCCATAACAAGATTATATAACATAAAAAGTCATGATGTGTACCTTTCCAAAGTTGTCTGTATGCTGCTGGTACTCTGGGTTGTCCTGCAGGGAAGGATAGATTAGACCAAAACtataaaacaaaccaacatgGTCCATAAAGTAAAACTATATAAACTCACTAGGTTGCTGTGGTGGGCTTTGGTCATGAGCAGCATACGTCCCACCAGGTCGGTGGTGGAGACTCCCTGTGTGCGCTTACATTCCCGATAGCGGCCCGCACGCTTCACCTCTGCATATGTGTCCTTGCCATCAACTGTCAGGGTGATGTcgtctggaaaacaaaaaccacgATCTCGTCACTATGTACGACAAGTCGGTATGTTGTGAAACAGGATCAAAGATCAGACGTCGCGTGGCTCACCTCCATGCACACAGAAGTCACAGTTGTATTTGTCCAGAGTCTCCAAGGTGGTGACATAGGGTGCTCCTTCTACTATCTCATCCACCCACTTGATTGCCCGCACCATCTTATAGCGTTCTTCCTGAGTGAAGACTGGGGGACCCTTGTGCTTGGAAATCTCAGCTTTAAAAAGGGTGGAATGAATTGCTTATTTCTGGTACATAGTAGTAGTACAGTAGTTTGCATCTGAGTGCTGTACTGTTTTATATCAACCTTTGAATAAACAACAACTAGACTTGATTGGAAAGTACCAGTCAGACTATGAGAAATGCATGTTAAGTTATGGATCAATACAGTCTTTGGTACAGACACACCAAACTTCAATGAACTAGCAGCAACAAAGACTGACTGTGGCATCATCTAGCATCACCTCGGTCCGGACCAAAAAGCTGCACTTGAAGCACAAAGACTACAGTCAACGGCCAGCTCATACACATTCAGACTGcaggagaggaaataactctacAAGCTGTTACACAGAGCTGGCCTCTTCTGAACTGTGCTATTCAATTCATCTGTAGTTGACTCATTCTAGATAACTGCATTGTTATGAAAGTCACTTTGTTCACTTTAGTTTCCAACTGCTGCCAATGGTGCAAGAAAAACCAGAAAACTAAAGTCACAGGCCTTATCCAGACCCtacattaacatccatcctgtACAGGTacaagtacaggtgtgaacccATCTAGGACACATTAATGCCACATGTGAGAGATTCAATCTCTGACCATATCTGGAGATGAAATGGGTCCCACTTCAAGTGCATTTCCTACATCACTGCTGTCTTTAGTTGTTTAgtagttttgtgcaggtctaactaacatcAGGGCAGAGATCAATACATAAAATAtgatatgacacacacacaaaaaccatcacttatccattagagacagccactgttaaaatattctactttGCCCAAAATGATGGTATCAAACTGCACAGAGCAGAAAACTGATATCGGATCTGGAGAGCTGGCTGGAGACAGTGTGGAGCATTTGAACGCCAGGTCTGAATACCTGCACtaaaagctggtcacttgtTATGGGATTGctcaggacagatgttaatgtaCGGTGGGGACAGGGCAACAGACACTCACTGTCACCCTGACACTGGAAGATGAGGAACCGCCGGCTTGGTGTGTCACGGCCTTAAGAGTTGATATATATCAGTTTCACAGAGTTTCCAGTCTTACCATCTGTATGCACTCCAACTATGAGGTAATCTCCCATGCCTTTAGCCTGCCGCAGCTGGTTGGAGTGACCATAGTGCACCATGTCATAACTGTGGAGACAGAAATACACAGATCACTGTCATCGGTAAGCCATAAAACAATAGCTACTCTAAGTGCTCAGGcataacagagagaaacaatcaTATACTTAAGAGTTAAGGCTGTGGATTCTTCACTCTAAGCCCTTAAATGCTTTTCAAACACAGCCTTCTTTAATTGTCAAATctaatctttatttttgtctctctttttaaaataacctgGCACAAAAAGATTACAGTGTGTGGCTTCTTTAAATCAGGTGGTTTATagctaaaaacaaagaaacaaacaaaaaaaaacaacaaaacaaaacactgattgATGGACGGTCATGTTGAGCAAAAATGATAAAGGTTACTGGGAGAAAGGTCACGATGTTGCCAATGTGCcagtgtttatttgctttctgcCATTCAGTAACTTAGCTCGCCTTTAAAAGGGGATGTGAACGTGAGCACTCCATATTCAATAAACATGaccaaaataaagacaaaatgtgttCTTCCCATTATGTTTATGCAGTTCATCTCTGGGTCCTAAATATGGAGGCGTAGCTGAACATATATGTCAGGCTTTGAGGAAAATGTGCTTTTGTTGTTCACCCTCACATTCCCACACCTCAGTGTCATCAAGACAGAGTGAGACGCTTGTGGAAAGAGACACTTAAATAATTTACTACTAAGTGTGGGTTCACAttgcacatttacactgatcagccataacattatgacagggGAAGCGAATAACAACAGCACGATAATGGGCTTTGCCACAAAGCTAAACTTTCAGGACTTAAACGATGTGCTGCTAACGTCTTGGTGCCAGATATTACTCTTTCACATGTCTAGTGGAGCCCAAGCTTCAACAGGTTACGACTGTTTAGGCAGCAAAAAAGACCCAGACAGTAtagacaacattttttttttaatgttatggctgacatGTGTATACATGTGATAATTTAAGATTTACGAAGTGTGATTCGTTTTAGACTGTAAAAGATTTATAACTGTTAACAagataaatgtaatttaaagttCATTAAAATTGACaatcaaaacatattttgcaGTTATTCAAATCTATTAAAATTGGTTAACAGAATAACTATGTTATGATGTGTCAAACAATCTAGTGGGGGCACAGAACTGTCttatatctctctctctccaatATGCTCCCCTTCCGGTCTCACAGTACTGTTGAACTGTACTGCGTTATACaatgaaatgtttccattattttgacaaacccaTTTCAGTCAgagggctaggctaaataacagaaacatttcagtgtttactTCGATCCATTTTAAGACCACCGCAAACTACACCCCTTCTTAATTGCTATCacttgaatcaccacctttctaatGCCTGTtcagcataaactgaacattataacctTGATGAAGGAAAGACAAGTTTTGACAAGCTTTTCTGCAGCTCACTGTGCAAGCCCTCTGTGAAGAAGTGGCCCCTGCTCAACAGCATGCTGGGTAGGTAGTCTATATTCACTCTGTTAGATATTTATAACCACCACAAGTCGACTATCAACAACACTGACTTGAGTACGTTGTCATTTCTGCTGCAACTAAATCATGTGAGAGTCATGGTCCTACCTCCGTGGCACTGAGTTCAAAATACCGACAGCTCACAACTGTTCATGTTGGTGTGGCTTACAGACAGAGACGGTGGCGTCCGCATAAGTCTACATTTCTCAACATTATTCAAACCATCAAAAAATAAGGAGGAATATTTCTTAGACCTGGAGGTACTAATGGCAGGATTGTAAATGATAGGCCTAACAAAGGGATGAGGTGCACATGTAAAAACAACCTGACACACTCAGGAATAACAACCAGCGCCTGTAACATCTGTGTAAGGAACACAGCAttaagtctgtgaaggttcaccCAGCCTCTTCATAGCCTCATAGCATTAGACATGTGCTCAAATTCAGTCCCTTCCCTTTAAATACTGAAAGTTTGGGTATAGCCTCACACACAACTTAACACAACATTAACACACTTGCAACAGTGGGGTAAGTTGTGGACAGCGTTGACCTCGTGCCCACCTTACCTCATATCCATCCCACGACATCTGATAAGTATAAGGCAGTAGCAGGGATAAGTGTAGAGCTAGTTTTCTGAATGGAGGTCATGCACTGTAACGTTAATAGCAACGGTAACGTTAATAGCAACAATAATAGTAACGTTAATAACCGTGCTGCCTTCACACGTCAAATTTAATtcacatatttgtatttatatgaaataacATGATAGGCATCCATTAATGCAACAACATATGTGATGTTTTGAGACAAAGTACGGCCGCTGTAACTGGTGTGTAACAACTTGGCTAAGTTTCCAACTGCTAAGCAGCTAGCTGGCTTTAGCATGCTAGTCAACGTGCTGTGTATTACATAACGACCGCGGATAAAACTGCAAACTGTGAGACATATTTCAATATACCAGCACTGGCAATTAATCAGCGGGTAAACGCACATACTCACCAGCCGTCACACCACAACCGGACAACTCGCTTCCTCTTCTCCGGGCTACACACAGAGCTACCCGGTTTACAGCAACCGGCTTCATCCCGCTGACCGTCGGTGTCGTGGTGACCGTTCTTCATCATTTTGTACAGGTTCAGGCGAATACCTTATCAAGGGTCAATAAAAGCAAGAGTCGGTGCAAGTTTACAGCTGTCTGCCTCGTTAAAATACGTTTATTTCTCCCACAGAGCTGTATTCAAAGGACGCCTTTTAGTCCGGTGTTCCCTCGCTGGTAACTGACACTGACGCAGCCAACGCCTCCAACGCCTCCAGCATGACGTCACATCGAACGAAGCCTGTCACGCTGACGTGCCGGTTGCATAATCAGAAAGGTCACGTGATAAGCATCCCCCCCACTGTCCATTATCGTTAGCGTAATAGCATAATCGcctaagtcttttttttattttatttactgttacaatatcaataaaaataccaacatGTTTGCTAAAACTggtgtttattatattattattattacgatGTACTGATCTGATCACTGACGAGGAACCTCTCCGCATTACTACACTggtaaaaatacacaaatttgccaATTCATCAGGTAGATACACAAGTGAAAAAatatgcattatatatatacatgtcaGAAGCAAGTTTCATTCACTAGAGTTGAATCTCCTACTGTGAATTTCTCATTGAGATGAATAAGGTATCTATCTACTTAGTTATCCTGTACAGCTGTTGAAGTTTCACTTAGCAATATGACTTTGTACTACAGACTTTGTACTAAAGTGCCATAGTCACAGATAGTTATATCAGTGTACTGTACATTCAATATACAGATAAAGTTTCTACTCACAGATACGACGTGTATATCTTCTATTTACATATTCAAACTGTGGATTCATGTTGGATGATGCAGTTTTTGGTGCCGTTAACATGGAATGAATTAAACACAGTGTTTCCATTATTTAGACTACTAAATttgggttgtcaaaataatagaaatatgaGTCGGTACAACACAATGCAGTTCAACAATAATACAAACCtcagcctccaaaataaaataataaaaacaaaacaaaacagttcaaTCAGCTTTCTCAgttattgtaaacaaatgttGAATACAATAACCTCCAATAAGATAATATTTAGAGCAGGATtggtattttaaaatgcatttattttaactaGTGTACCGAATGAAGTGAGTATTCGCATTCTGTTCCACTTTAATTATTTGACAGCTATTGTGACAGTCTAA
The nucleotide sequence above comes from Mugil cephalus isolate CIBA_MC_2020 chromosome 2, CIBA_Mcephalus_1.1, whole genome shotgun sequence. Encoded proteins:
- the pcyt2 gene encoding ethanolamine-phosphate cytidylyltransferase codes for the protein MMKNGHHDTDGQRDEAGCCKPGSSVCSPEKRKRVVRLWCDGCYDMVHYGHSNQLRQAKGMGDYLIVGVHTDAEISKHKGPPVFTQEERYKMVRAIKWVDEIVEGAPYVTTLETLDKYNCDFCVHGDDITLTVDGKDTYAEVKRAGRYRECKRTQGVSTTDLVGRMLLMTKAHHSNLDNPEYQQHTDNFGKGPKGHSPWTGVSQFLQTSQKIIQFASGKEPQPGDTIIYVAGAFDLFHIGHVDFLEMVYKQAERPYVIVGLHFDQEVNRYKGKNYPIMNVHERTLSVLACRYVSEVVIGAPYAVSKDLLDHFKVDLVCHGKTEVFPDKDGSDPYAEPKRRGIFKTINSGNNLTTDDIVQRIIENRLQFEARNQKKEAKEMAVIEAMKKREQQEQSKAEGQTAH